In one Myxocyprinus asiaticus isolate MX2 ecotype Aquarium Trade chromosome 1, UBuf_Myxa_2, whole genome shotgun sequence genomic region, the following are encoded:
- the LOC127442105 gene encoding serine/threonine-protein phosphatase PP1-beta catalytic subunit produces MADGELDVDSLISRLLEVRGCRPGKIVQMTEAEVRGLCIKSREIFLSQPILLELEAPLKICGDIHGQYTDLLRLFEYGGFPPEANYLFLGDYVDRGKQSLETICLLLAYKIKYPENFFLLRGNHECASINRIYGFYDECKRRFNIKLWKTFTDCFNCLPIAAIVDEKIFCCHGGLSPDLQSMEQIRRIMRPTDVPDTGLLCDLLWSDPDKDVQGWGENDRGVSFTFGADVVSKFLNRHDLDLICRAHQVVEDGYEFFAKRQLVTLFSAPNYCGEFDNAGGMMSVDETLMCSFQILKPSEKKAKYQYGGMNSGRPVTPPRTATPPKKR; encoded by the exons ATGGCGGATGGGGAGCTGGACGTGGATTCTCTCATTTCCAGACTGTTAGAAG TGCGAGGATGCCGTCCAGGAAAGATCGTTCAGATGACCGAAGCGGAGGTTCGAGGTTTGTGTATTAAATCACGTGAGATCTTCCTCAGTCAACCCATCCTGCTGGAGCTCGAGGCGCCGCTCAAAATCTGCG GTGATATTCACGGCCAGTACACAGATCTGTTGAGGCTGTTTGAGTACGGTGGATTTCCTCCGGAGGCGAATTATCTGTTTCTAGGAGATTACGTGGATCGAGGGAAACAGTCTCTGGAAACCATCTGTCTGCTGCTGGCGTACAAGATCAAATACCCCGAGAACTTCTTCCTGCTGCGGGGAAACCACGAGTGTGCCTCCATCAACCGAATCTACGGCTTCTACGATGAGT GCAAACGCAGATTCAACATCAAACTGTGGAAAACGTTCACGGACTGTTTCAACTGCTTGCCGATTGCCGCCATCGTGGATGAGAAGATATTCTGCTGCCATGGAG GTCTTTCTCCAGATCTTCAGTCCATGGAGCAGATCAGACGCATCATGAGACCTACAGATGTACCTGACACAG GTCTGTTGTGTGATCTGCTGTGGTCAGACCCTGATAAAGACGTTCAGGGTTGGGGTGAGAATGATCGCGGCGTCTCGTTCACATTTGGTGCCGATGTGGTGAGCAAGTTCCTCAACCGCCACGATCTGGATCTCATCTGCCGCGCGCATCAG gTGGTCGAGGACGGTTACGAGTTCTTTGCGAAGCGTCAACTGGTCACACTGTTCTCGGCGCCAAATTACTGCGGCGAGTTTGACAACGCTGGAGGAATGATGAGCGTAGATGAGACTCTCATGTGCTCGTTCCAG ATTCTGAAGCCGTCGGAAAAGAAGGCAAAGTACCAGTACGGAGGGATGAACTCTGGCCGTCCCGTGACTCCACCCCGGACAGCCACACCCCCTAAGAAGCGGTGA